Proteins encoded in a region of the Rhodoligotrophos appendicifer genome:
- a CDS encoding acetoacetate--CoA ligase → MQQPLWTPSAARKDGSRMTAFIHDVNDRYGLRLTDYDALHRFSVERQDDFWNAVWDFCDVRASVRGERVLIDGDKMPGARYFPDARLNYAENALRRRDDTPALIFRGEDKARSELSWNELYVSVARMARALRAAGVQPGDRVAGIVPNMPETAVAFLGAVAIGAIWSSCSPDFGERGILDRFGQIEPKVLIVCDGYYYNGKALDISDKVDHVLQHLPTVERVVVIDYLGRGSDTAQKLPHAVVYGDFLGNDPAGEIDFAQLPVDHPIYILFSSGTTGVPKCIVHRTGGIILKHLTEQKLHGDIKAGDRLFYFSTCGWMMWNWLMSGLMSEATLILYDGSPFAPSERVLFDYADEVGMTHFGTSAKYIDAVKKTGWRPIETHRLETVRTMYSTGSPLAPESFDFVYAAIKPDIHLASVSGGTDLCGCFVSGNPLLPVYEGEIQSPSLGNAMDVFDDAGRPMPRGKGEMVCKAPFPSMPVMFWNDPTGEKYFNAYFARFPGIWTHGDFAEWTEHGGMIIHGRSDATLNPGGVRIGTAEIYAQVEQIPDVLEAIAIGQDWDGDVRVVLFVRLRNGAALDEQLVKRIKTQIRVGASPRHVPAKVIAVSDIPRTKSGKITELAVRDVIHGREVKNKEALANPEALDLYKDLAELQG, encoded by the coding sequence TTGCAGCAACCCCTCTGGACACCATCCGCCGCGCGCAAGGATGGCAGCCGCATGACCGCCTTCATCCATGATGTAAACGATCGCTATGGCCTCCGGCTGACGGACTACGATGCTCTCCACCGCTTCTCGGTCGAGCGGCAGGATGATTTCTGGAATGCGGTTTGGGATTTCTGTGACGTGAGGGCCTCCGTTCGGGGTGAACGGGTCCTCATCGACGGCGATAAGATGCCTGGCGCCCGTTACTTTCCCGATGCCCGGCTGAACTATGCCGAAAATGCCCTGCGCCGGCGCGACGACACGCCGGCCCTGATCTTCCGCGGCGAGGACAAGGCCAGGAGCGAGCTGAGCTGGAATGAACTCTATGTGAGCGTCGCACGCATGGCGCGCGCGCTGCGCGCAGCCGGCGTGCAGCCGGGTGATCGGGTGGCGGGCATCGTCCCCAACATGCCCGAGACCGCCGTCGCTTTTCTGGGCGCGGTGGCCATTGGCGCGATCTGGTCGTCCTGCTCACCCGATTTCGGCGAGCGCGGCATTCTCGACCGCTTCGGCCAGATCGAGCCGAAGGTACTGATCGTCTGCGACGGCTATTACTATAACGGCAAGGCCTTGGACATCTCCGACAAGGTCGACCATGTCCTGCAGCATCTGCCGACGGTCGAGCGGGTGGTGGTGATCGATTATCTCGGTCGCGGTTCAGACACAGCGCAGAAGCTTCCCCACGCGGTCGTCTATGGCGACTTCCTTGGAAACGACCCGGCCGGCGAGATCGATTTCGCGCAGCTCCCAGTCGACCATCCCATCTACATCCTGTTCTCCAGCGGCACGACCGGCGTTCCCAAATGCATCGTCCATCGCACCGGCGGCATCATCCTCAAGCATCTGACCGAGCAGAAGCTGCACGGCGACATCAAGGCCGGTGACCGCCTGTTTTATTTCTCGACCTGCGGCTGGATGATGTGGAACTGGCTGATGTCGGGTCTCATGTCCGAAGCCACCCTCATCCTCTATGACGGCTCGCCCTTCGCGCCTTCCGAGCGGGTGCTCTTCGACTATGCCGACGAGGTCGGCATGACCCATTTCGGCACCTCCGCGAAATATATCGATGCGGTGAAGAAGACCGGCTGGCGGCCCATCGAGACCCACAGGCTGGAGACGGTGCGGACCATGTACTCGACCGGCTCCCCGCTTGCGCCCGAGAGCTTCGACTTCGTCTATGCGGCGATCAAGCCCGACATCCATCTGGCCTCCGTCTCCGGTGGCACCGACCTCTGCGGCTGCTTCGTCAGCGGCAATCCGCTGCTGCCCGTCTATGAAGGCGAGATCCAGTCCCCGAGCCTGGGCAACGCCATGGATGTCTTCGACGATGCGGGCCGGCCCATGCCGCGCGGCAAGGGCGAGATGGTCTGCAAGGCCCCCTTCCCCTCCATGCCGGTGATGTTCTGGAACGACCCCACCGGCGAGAAATATTTCAATGCCTATTTCGCCCGGTTTCCGGGCATCTGGACCCATGGTGACTTTGCCGAATGGACGGAGCATGGCGGCATGATCATCCATGGCCGCTCCGATGCCACCCTCAATCCGGGCGGGGTGCGGATCGGCACGGCGGAGATCTATGCCCAGGTCGAGCAGATCCCGGACGTGCTGGAGGCGATCGCCATCGGCCAGGATTGGGACGGCGACGTGCGCGTCGTTCTGTTCGTAAGGCTGCGCAACGGCGCGGCCTTGGACGAACAACTCGTCAAACGCATCAAGACGCAGATCCGGGTCGGCGCCTCGCCGCGCCATGTGCCGGCAAAGGTAATTGCCGTCTCCGACATCCCGCGCACCAAATCTGGCAAGATCACGGAGCTGGCGGTGCGCGACGTGATCCATGGCCGCGAGGTCAAGAACAAGGAGGCCCTCGCCAACCCCGAGGCGCTGGACCTCTATAAGGATCTGGCCGAGCTGCAGGGCTGA
- a CDS encoding AsmA family protein encodes MKSLLYILLGIVGLAIVAFIALPFVISPDFVARKVAEAVKEQTGRELMLGDESSFSFYPDLAVELNDVTLTNPPGMAAGNLLLTDRLLVKVALMPLLSGNVDVEEFIVEAPRLNLLIDGQGHSNWVLDAAAADKPLAEVENQEPADGIDVPQDVPDSVAVPFDSIKFAPIEIRNGALRYLDERSGTNFLAEDVNLTLHLADLTSPFGARGSLIWNGQRITLDANLRQPAQLASGSSSAVDVTLDSPLLNAGYEGQISLKDGISLAGVIALSTPSLRDFAQWAGQKLAPGNGLGAFRADSAIGLQGQTLTLKDAKIALDGMNGQGTVRLELQGPRPKIIATLGVDRIDLNQYLGAAAPPAGQGPGAPAIAAGWSSEPMELAGLKALDADLTLNAGGLLFDTVKVDAVSMKLLLEAGLLETRLTNASLYGGTAVGSVQIDGSKPVPTLQIAMSANNFDGYSLLRDFSGLDRVEGQAAASVQVFGTGRSQLDLVSTLRGKVAFRFTDGAVRGVNLAQMIRNVATGVVDGWQGDSQQLTDFSVFEASFDIENGLAANNDLSLLGPLVRVTGEGSIDLPTQRLDYRIDPKLVATLQGQGSTKDLEGFNIPIVVKGPWNKPRIYPDIENILKDPQAAYKKFKGLVASTGSLDLGSGKKAAQDVLGSGVEGIISGQAGEILGSDEAGAALGATGKQFLDGLMGGAKPEEGTAQARPSEPIPAAPEATGTVSEAPASGVETPAPPAAPEPSPPVAAPDPAPEAGAGNPVGKGDAQ; translated from the coding sequence GTGAAAAGCCTGCTCTATATTCTGCTCGGCATCGTCGGGCTTGCGATCGTCGCCTTCATCGCGTTGCCCTTCGTCATCAGCCCGGATTTCGTCGCCCGCAAGGTCGCCGAAGCGGTAAAGGAGCAGACCGGCCGCGAGCTCATGCTGGGGGATGAGTCCAGCTTCTCATTCTATCCCGACCTCGCCGTCGAGCTCAACGACGTCACCCTGACCAACCCTCCTGGAATGGCGGCCGGCAACCTCTTGCTCACCGACCGACTGCTGGTGAAGGTCGCCCTGATGCCTCTCCTGTCGGGGAATGTTGACGTCGAGGAGTTCATCGTCGAGGCGCCGAGGCTCAATCTGCTCATCGACGGCCAGGGTCACAGCAATTGGGTGCTCGATGCCGCGGCCGCCGACAAGCCGCTGGCGGAGGTGGAGAACCAGGAACCTGCAGACGGGATCGACGTGCCTCAGGACGTTCCTGACTCAGTCGCCGTGCCCTTCGACAGCATCAAATTCGCCCCCATCGAAATCCGGAACGGGGCCCTCCGGTATCTGGATGAGCGCAGCGGCACGAATTTCCTCGCGGAAGATGTAAACCTCACCTTGCATCTGGCGGATCTGACCTCACCCTTCGGTGCACGCGGCTCGCTCATCTGGAACGGTCAGAGGATCACTCTGGATGCGAATTTGCGCCAGCCGGCGCAGCTCGCCTCGGGCTCGTCGTCGGCCGTCGATGTCACCCTCGATTCGCCGCTGCTGAATGCCGGCTATGAGGGCCAGATCTCCCTTAAGGACGGCATCTCGCTTGCCGGGGTCATTGCCCTCAGCACACCCTCGCTGCGGGATTTCGCGCAATGGGCAGGGCAGAAGCTCGCTCCCGGCAACGGCCTCGGCGCTTTCCGGGCCGACAGCGCCATCGGCCTCCAGGGCCAGACGCTGACCCTCAAGGACGCAAAGATCGCGCTTGATGGAATGAACGGGCAAGGGACCGTTCGGCTCGAGCTGCAAGGGCCCCGGCCGAAGATCATCGCGACACTCGGCGTCGACCGGATCGACCTCAACCAATATCTCGGCGCCGCGGCCCCACCTGCCGGGCAAGGGCCCGGTGCGCCTGCGATCGCGGCAGGCTGGAGCAGCGAGCCCATGGAACTCGCCGGCCTCAAAGCGCTCGATGCCGACCTCACGCTGAATGCCGGCGGCCTCCTGTTCGATACGGTCAAGGTGGATGCGGTCAGCATGAAGCTGCTGCTCGAAGCCGGCCTGCTGGAGACGCGCCTGACAAACGCCTCGCTCTATGGTGGAACCGCCGTGGGCAGCGTGCAGATCGACGGGTCCAAGCCGGTGCCGACGCTGCAGATCGCCATGAGCGCGAATAATTTCGACGGCTATTCGCTATTGCGGGATTTCTCAGGGCTCGACCGCGTAGAGGGCCAGGCGGCGGCCAGCGTCCAGGTCTTCGGCACCGGCCGCAGCCAACTGGACCTGGTCTCCACGCTGCGGGGCAAAGTGGCCTTCCGCTTCACCGACGGGGCGGTGCGCGGCGTCAATCTGGCGCAGATGATCCGCAACGTCGCGACCGGGGTCGTCGATGGATGGCAGGGGGATAGCCAGCAGCTTACGGATTTCAGCGTCTTCGAGGCCAGTTTCGACATCGAAAACGGGCTGGCGGCGAATAACGATCTCAGCCTGCTGGGACCGCTGGTGCGGGTGACGGGGGAAGGCTCGATCGATCTGCCGACCCAGAGGCTCGACTATCGGATCGACCCGAAACTGGTCGCCACCCTGCAGGGGCAGGGGAGCACAAAGGATCTCGAAGGGTTCAATATCCCCATCGTGGTGAAGGGCCCCTGGAACAAACCCCGGATCTATCCGGACATCGAGAACATCCTGAAGGATCCCCAGGCGGCCTATAAAAAGTTCAAGGGGCTCGTCGCGTCCACAGGAAGCCTCGATCTGGGTTCGGGCAAGAAGGCCGCGCAGGACGTCCTCGGCAGCGGCGTCGAGGGCATCATCTCGGGCCAGGCGGGGGAGATCCTCGGCAGTGACGAAGCCGGTGCCGCTCTGGGCGCCACGGGAAAGCAGTTCCTGGATGGGCTGATGGGTGGGGCCAAGCCGGAAGAAGGCACTGCTCAGGCGCGCCCTTCTGAGCCGATCCCCGCGGCTCCCGAGGCAACCGGCACAGTATCGGAGGCGCCTGCCTCCGGTGTCGAAACTCCTGCGCCGCCCGCGGCTCCGGAGCCTTCTCCGCCGGTTGCGGCGCCGGACCCCGCGCCCGAAGCCGGTGCCGGCAATCCCGTGGGCAAGGGCGATGCTCAGTAG
- the moaE gene encoding molybdopterin synthase catalytic subunit MoaE, with translation MIKVQQEPFDVGQELSALKAGNTAIGGIALFVGTVRDRSDGAGVSAMTLEHYPGMTEKALADIEGEALQRWPLEACLVIHRYGRLEPGEDIVLVICAAEHREAAFAACEFLMDWLKTKAPFWKLEAQGEETRWVEARESDAQSADRWDRKS, from the coding sequence ATGATCAAAGTGCAGCAGGAGCCCTTCGATGTGGGGCAGGAGCTCAGCGCCCTGAAGGCCGGCAACACGGCGATCGGAGGCATTGCCCTATTCGTGGGCACGGTACGCGACCGCTCCGACGGTGCCGGCGTCTCGGCCATGACCCTGGAGCATTATCCGGGCATGACGGAGAAGGCGCTGGCCGACATCGAAGGCGAGGCCTTGCAGCGCTGGCCGCTTGAGGCCTGCCTGGTCATCCATCGCTATGGGCGGCTCGAGCCAGGCGAGGATATCGTGCTGGTCATCTGCGCCGCGGAGCATCGCGAGGCCGCCTTCGCCGCCTGCGAGTTCCTCATGGACTGGCTCAAGACCAAGGCCCCGTTCTGGAAGCTGGAAGCGCAGGGGGAGGAGACCCGCTGGGTCGAGGCGCGCGAGAGCGATGCGCAGTCGGCCGATCGTTGGGATCGGAAGAGCTGA
- a CDS encoding SRPBCC family protein gives MSDCIEKSIEIKASVARVWRALTDYKEFGTWFQVALESQFVAGHPVRGRVTYPGFEHVTFEIHVQAIEPQTLFSFTWHPYAVDPKIDYSQEPQTLVEFRLQPMESGTLLSVRESGFDRIPMERRFEAYRMNEGGWAEQMGNIQRHAESGA, from the coding sequence ATGAGCGACTGCATCGAAAAGTCCATAGAGATCAAGGCTTCGGTGGCGCGTGTCTGGAGGGCGCTGACCGATTACAAGGAATTCGGCACGTGGTTCCAGGTCGCCCTGGAGAGCCAGTTCGTAGCGGGACATCCGGTTCGCGGGCGGGTGACCTATCCGGGCTTCGAACATGTCACGTTCGAGATCCACGTTCAGGCGATCGAGCCGCAGACTCTGTTCTCCTTCACCTGGCATCCCTATGCGGTCGATCCAAAGATCGATTATTCCCAGGAACCGCAGACGCTCGTCGAGTTCAGGTTGCAGCCCATGGAGAGCGGCACTTTGCTGTCGGTGCGGGAGAGCGGATTCGACCGGATCCCGATGGAGCGGCGGTTCGAAGCCTATCGCATGAATGAGGGCGGGTGGGCCGAGCAGATGGGGAACATTCAACGCCATGCCGAGTCCGGAGCCTAG
- a CDS encoding ArsR/SmtB family transcription factor: protein MPSPEPRDIQDARPPAAIFAALGDETRLTLVGRLALGQAQSIARLAEGSTLTRQAITKHLQVLEGAGLVHHLRVGRESRYQLDPAPLKAVQAYIDRVSGQWDEALMRLKRFVEDGSDPA from the coding sequence ATGCCGAGTCCGGAGCCTAGGGACATCCAAGACGCAAGACCGCCCGCGGCCATCTTCGCGGCCCTTGGCGATGAGACGCGGCTCACCCTGGTGGGCCGGCTGGCGCTCGGGCAAGCACAATCGATCGCTCGCCTGGCGGAAGGGTCGACGTTGACCCGGCAGGCGATCACCAAGCATCTGCAGGTATTGGAGGGGGCAGGGCTGGTTCATCATCTGAGGGTCGGCCGGGAAAGCCGCTACCAACTCGATCCCGCGCCGCTCAAGGCGGTTCAGGCCTATATCGACAGGGTCTCCGGCCAGTGGGACGAGGCGTTGATGCGGCTGAAGCGCTTCGTGGAAGATGGATCGGATCCAGCCTAA
- a CDS encoding TrkH family potassium uptake protein: MPGNRAAVRAALTERRANVLDPRRIMFVVGIILIGLGIFMLPSVATDLAAGHSDWQVFALSALITCFFGTMLTLVSDRQANSGISRREGFLVTAATWGAVSIFGAVPFMLVGQNLSLVDAWFESVSGLTTTGSTVLVGLDNMPPGLLLWRSILNWLGGIGIVVMAIIILPFLRIGGMQLFHTESSDRSDKIVPRASQLVRYIAASYGLLTLACMVSYAISGMTLFDAVCHAMSTVATGGFSTHDASFGFYTNPSTMWVATVFMFLGSLPIVLYIRILRGGSWAIWRDVQVQGFFGIVALFIIGMSAWRYASHELSFFAVLTEVSFNIVSVISTTGFAYGDYSSWGAPALGAFFVLTFIGGCTGSTTGGIKIFRIQIMWLTARGYLASLISPHRVHRAIYDGRPIGDDVPVAVLAFVSILFTSFMVIAMALTALGLDFTTSITGAATALTNVGPGLGQTIGPAGNFSTLPDTAKALLAFAMLLGRLEFFTILVLFDPSLWRR; encoded by the coding sequence ATGCCGGGGAACCGCGCAGCGGTTCGCGCCGCTTTGACCGAACGCCGTGCGAACGTGCTCGACCCGCGGCGAATCATGTTCGTGGTCGGCATCATCTTGATCGGGCTGGGCATCTTCATGCTGCCTTCCGTCGCCACCGATCTTGCCGCCGGGCATAGCGATTGGCAGGTCTTTGCCCTGTCCGCGCTGATCACATGTTTTTTCGGGACGATGTTGACGCTGGTCAGCGACCGCCAGGCGAACAGCGGCATTTCCCGCCGGGAGGGTTTTCTTGTGACGGCCGCGACCTGGGGCGCGGTCTCCATCTTCGGCGCCGTCCCCTTCATGCTCGTGGGTCAGAACCTGTCGCTGGTCGATGCCTGGTTTGAATCGGTCTCCGGCCTGACCACCACCGGCAGCACGGTCCTCGTGGGCCTCGACAACATGCCGCCGGGATTGCTGCTCTGGCGCTCGATCCTGAACTGGCTGGGCGGCATCGGCATCGTGGTCATGGCGATCATCATCCTGCCGTTCCTGCGCATTGGCGGCATGCAGCTTTTCCACACCGAAAGCTCCGACCGCTCCGACAAGATCGTACCGCGGGCAAGTCAGCTGGTCCGGTACATCGCGGCCTCTTACGGCCTCCTCACCCTGGCCTGCATGGTCTCCTACGCGATCTCCGGCATGACCCTCTTCGATGCCGTGTGTCATGCCATGTCGACGGTCGCCACAGGCGGCTTCTCCACCCATGATGCTTCATTCGGCTTTTATACCAACCCCTCCACCATGTGGGTCGCCACCGTCTTCATGTTTCTGGGCAGCCTTCCCATCGTGCTCTATATCCGAATCCTGCGGGGCGGCAGCTGGGCGATCTGGCGCGATGTTCAGGTCCAGGGCTTTTTCGGGATCGTGGCGCTCTTCATCATCGGGATGAGCGCCTGGCGCTATGCGAGCCACGAGCTCTCGTTCTTTGCGGTGCTGACGGAAGTCTCCTTCAACATCGTGTCGGTCATTTCGACCACCGGCTTTGCTTATGGCGACTACTCCTCCTGGGGCGCGCCGGCTCTGGGGGCCTTCTTCGTCCTGACTTTCATCGGCGGCTGCACCGGCTCGACCACGGGCGGAATTAAGATCTTCCGCATTCAGATCATGTGGTTGACGGCACGGGGCTACTTGGCCAGCCTCATCAGCCCCCACCGTGTTCACCGGGCGATCTATGATGGGCGACCCATTGGCGACGACGTTCCGGTTGCGGTGCTCGCCTTCGTCTCGATCCTGTTCACGAGCTTCATGGTCATCGCCATGGCGCTCACGGCGCTTGGCCTGGACTTCACCACCAGCATCACGGGAGCCGCCACGGCCCTCACCAATGTCGGACCCGGATTGGGACAGACCATCGGCCCCGCCGGCAATTTCTCGACCCTGCCCGACACGGCCAAAGCGCTTTTGGCCTTTGCCATGTTGCTGGGGCGACTGGAATTCTTCACGATCCTGGTCCTGTTCGACCCGAGCCTGTGGCGCCGTTAG
- a CDS encoding ABC transporter ATP-binding protein, whose protein sequence is MAFLEIRSLRKSYGANTVVRNVDLSIERGEFVSFLGPSGCGKTTTLRMVAGFETPSAGTILIDGKDVTDLRPNQRNIGMVFQSYALFPNMTVADNVGFGLKVAKRPTAEIAPRVAEMLKLIGLPTLGDRYPYQLSGGQQQRVALARALAIKPKVLLLDEPLSALDAKIRVSLREEIRNVQRELGITTIYVTHDQEEALSMSDRIVVMSEGRIEQVGTPFEIYNYPRTRFVASFVGTLNILHGKVVDPATGRMTIDDQELAVSGSFEGAKPGDTRTLALRPEAIAFGQSEPGRNSLNGTIEEVSFLGSIVRIRVRFKENLVSLDTFNSPSAPPPDRGQPVTVSFLPEDLQLLEHA, encoded by the coding sequence ATGGCGTTCCTCGAAATTCGATCCCTGCGCAAATCCTATGGTGCCAACACCGTGGTCCGGAATGTCGACCTCTCGATCGAGAGGGGCGAGTTCGTGTCCTTCCTGGGTCCCTCCGGCTGCGGCAAGACGACGACCCTGCGGATGGTCGCGGGCTTCGAGACGCCGAGCGCGGGCACGATCCTGATCGACGGTAAGGACGTGACCGACCTCAGGCCGAACCAGCGCAACATCGGCATGGTCTTCCAGTCCTACGCACTGTTTCCGAACATGACGGTCGCCGACAATGTCGGTTTCGGCCTGAAAGTCGCCAAGCGCCCCACCGCCGAGATCGCGCCCCGGGTGGCGGAGATGCTGAAGCTGATCGGCCTGCCCACTCTCGGCGACCGCTATCCCTACCAGCTTTCCGGCGGCCAGCAGCAGCGCGTGGCCTTGGCGCGCGCCCTGGCGATCAAGCCCAAGGTTCTGCTGCTGGACGAGCCCTTGTCCGCCCTCGACGCCAAGATCCGCGTGTCTCTGCGCGAGGAGATCCGCAACGTCCAGCGCGAGCTCGGCATCACCACCATCTATGTGACTCATGACCAGGAAGAAGCGCTGTCCATGTCGGATCGCATCGTGGTCATGAGCGAAGGCCGCATCGAGCAGGTCGGCACACCCTTCGAGATCTACAATTATCCCCGTACCCGTTTCGTCGCCTCCTTCGTGGGCACCTTGAACATCCTCCATGGCAAGGTGGTTGACCCTGCCACCGGACGCATGACGATCGACGATCAGGAACTGGCCGTCAGCGGTTCCTTCGAGGGGGCCAAGCCGGGCGACACGCGCACCCTTGCCCTGCGGCCCGAGGCGATCGCCTTTGGCCAGTCGGAACCAGGGCGCAACAGCTTGAACGGCACGATCGAAGAGGTGAGTTTCCTCGGATCCATCGTCCGCATCCGGGTGCGGTTCAAGGAAAACCTCGTTTCTCTCGACACGTTCAACTCGCCGAGCGCCCCGCCCCCGGATCGCGGCCAGCCGGTGACCGTGAGCTTCCTGCCCGAGGATCTGCAGCTTCTAGAGCACGCTTGA
- a CDS encoding ABC transporter permease, translating to MKGSRLGSWIAVTIGALYFLVPLISTLEFSMRMKRGEYSFEAYRVVLADPGFQKSFLYSTTLALLTILIGVLLVVPTAYWIRLRLPRLRPVVEFITLLPLVIPAIVIVFGYLRIYNSSSWLPMTSSARATDLLLTFGYVTLALPYMYRAVDSGLRSIDIRTLTEAAESLGASWPTILFKVIFPNVRVAILSGAFLTFAIVIGEFTLASLLNRPAFGPYLQLVGANRAYEPAALAIIAFVITWACIGLIQIFGRGTRGMTPDK from the coding sequence ATGAAAGGCTCCCGCCTCGGCTCCTGGATTGCCGTCACCATCGGCGCGCTCTATTTCCTGGTGCCTCTCATCTCGACCCTGGAATTTTCCATGCGCATGAAGCGCGGCGAATATTCTTTCGAGGCCTATCGGGTGGTGCTGGCCGATCCGGGGTTCCAAAAGAGCTTCCTCTATTCGACCACTTTAGCGCTGTTGACCATCCTGATCGGCGTGCTGCTCGTGGTGCCCACCGCCTACTGGATCCGGCTTCGCCTGCCGCGGCTGCGGCCGGTGGTCGAATTCATCACCCTGCTGCCCTTGGTGATCCCGGCGATCGTCATCGTCTTCGGCTATCTGCGCATCTACAACTCCTCCTCCTGGCTGCCCATGACCTCCAGCGCCCGGGCGACAGACCTCCTGCTGACCTTCGGCTACGTGACCCTGGCGCTGCCTTACATGTATCGCGCCGTCGATTCCGGTCTTCGGTCCATCGATATCCGCACATTGACCGAGGCTGCGGAAAGCCTGGGGGCAAGCTGGCCGACAATTCTCTTCAAGGTGATCTTCCCCAATGTGCGGGTGGCGATCTTGAGTGGCGCCTTCCTCACCTTCGCGATCGTGATCGGCGAATTCACATTGGCCAGCCTCCTCAACCGTCCCGCTTTCGGGCCCTATCTGCAGCTGGTCGGTGCCAACCGGGCCTATGAACCGGCGGCCCTGGCGATCATTGCCTTCGTCATCACCTGGGCCTGCATAGGTCTCATCCAGATTTTCGGGCGCGGCACCCGCGGCATGACGCCGGACAAGTGA
- a CDS encoding ABC transporter permease, giving the protein MAQASETIDIQASGLGLRKEPLSWAWLGVVPFFTFAVLFLIWPTLDLVVGAFQDPAGNFTFDNFFRLFQPTILRAYWISIKISAASAIVGAILGFALAYAVVLGNLPAWLRPTLMTFSGVASNFAGIPLAFAFLATLGRTGLVTWLLTTYLGFNIYSTGFNLLSFWGLTLTYLYFQIPLMVLILTPALDGLKKEWREASSTLGASTWQYWRYVALPILWPSILGTTLLLFANSFGAVATAYALTGSSLNIVTILLYAQIRGDVLHDPNLGYALAMGMILITGASNGLYIWLRARSEKWLR; this is encoded by the coding sequence ATGGCTCAGGCGTCAGAGACAATAGACATCCAGGCTTCCGGACTTGGGCTCCGCAAGGAGCCCTTGTCCTGGGCGTGGCTCGGCGTGGTGCCGTTCTTCACCTTCGCCGTGTTGTTCCTGATCTGGCCGACCCTTGATCTGGTGGTCGGGGCCTTCCAGGATCCGGCGGGCAACTTCACTTTCGACAACTTCTTCCGTCTGTTCCAGCCCACGATCCTCCGCGCCTACTGGATTTCGATCAAGATCAGCGCGGCTTCGGCCATCGTGGGCGCCATTCTCGGCTTCGCACTCGCCTATGCGGTGGTGCTGGGCAATCTGCCCGCCTGGCTGCGGCCGACCCTGATGACGTTTTCGGGCGTCGCGTCGAACTTCGCCGGCATTCCTCTCGCCTTCGCCTTTCTGGCGACCTTGGGGAGGACCGGCCTCGTCACCTGGCTGCTCACCACCTATCTCGGCTTCAACATCTATTCCACCGGCTTCAACCTTTTGAGCTTCTGGGGCCTGACCCTCACCTATCTCTATTTCCAGATCCCGTTGATGGTGCTGATCCTGACCCCGGCGCTGGACGGGCTCAAGAAGGAATGGCGCGAGGCCTCCTCCACGCTCGGAGCCTCCACCTGGCAATATTGGCGCTATGTGGCGCTTCCGATCCTCTGGCCAAGCATTCTGGGCACGACGCTGCTGCTCTTTGCGAACTCCTTCGGCGCGGTGGCGACGGCCTATGCCCTGACCGGATCGTCCCTGAACATCGTCACCATCCTGCTCTATGCCCAGATCCGCGGCGACGTGCTCCACGACCCCAATCTCGGCTATGCCCTGGCCATGGGCATGATCCTCATCACCGGCGCCTCCAATGGTCTTTACATCTGGCTCCGGGCGCGCAGCGAGAAGTGGCTCCGATGA